The following proteins are encoded in a genomic region of Mustela erminea isolate mMusErm1 chromosome 3, mMusErm1.Pri, whole genome shotgun sequence:
- the MRPL55 gene encoding 39S ribosomal protein L55, mitochondrial isoform X3, producing the protein MAAVGRLLGIDSGTSDSSGTSQQTGCVLPGRTAESGIPHTPSLGHRGCWEVQGVEGTPPSLLHLPQRSLPWGRSCSDQAPLHLLPQPVLTGYALVHARLHTSSWQADSNRASLTRVHRQAYARLYPVLLVKQDGSTIHIRYREPRRMLEMPVDLDTLSPEERRARFRKREAQLRKKEKEEPELSDDFDMEQYKRFWTKK; encoded by the exons ATGGCCGCCGTGGGCAGGCTGCTTGG AATTGACTCAGGCACCAGTGACAGCTCCGGGACTTCCCAGCAAACAGGGTGTGTTCTTCCTGGTAGGACAGCAGAGTCTGGTATCCCACACACACCCTCACTCGGCCATAGGGGTTGCTGGGAAGTGCAGGGTGTGGAGGGAACGCCCCCAAG TCTCCTGCACTTGCCCCAGCGGTCTCTTCCATGGGGCAGAAGCTGTTCTGACCAGGCCCCACTGCA ccTGCTGCCGCAGCCCGTGTTGACAGGGTATGCTCTGGTGCATGCCCGCCTACATACATCCTCCTGGCAGGCCGACAGCAACAGGGCCTCGCTCACACGTGTGCACCGACAAGCCTATGCACGCCTCTACCCCGTGCTCCTGGTCAAGCAGGACGGCTCCACCATCCACATCCGCTACCGGGAGCCACGACGAATGCTTGAG ATGCCTGTGGACCTGGACACCCTGTCCCCAGAGGAGAGGAGGGCACGGTTCCGGAAACGGGAGGCCCAGCTccgaaagaaagagaaggaggagccaGAGCTCAGTGATGACTTTGACATGGAGCAGTACAAGCGGTTTTGGACAAAAAAGTGA
- the MRPL55 gene encoding 39S ribosomal protein L55, mitochondrial isoform X1, whose translation MAAVGRLLGIDSGTSDSSGTSQQTGCVLPGRTAESGIPHTPSLGHRGCWEVQGVEGTPPRLRLRCARLGERRSPSHRTGSRLLPDAWSPKPTGVPAADFCSHSSESLLHLPQRSLPWGRSCSDQAPLHLLPQPVLTGYALVHARLHTSSWQADSNRASLTRVHRQAYARLYPVLLVKQDGSTIHIRYREPRRMLEMPVDLDTLSPEERRARFRKREAQLRKKEKEEPELSDDFDMEQYKRFWTKK comes from the exons ATGGCCGCCGTGGGCAGGCTGCTTGG AATTGACTCAGGCACCAGTGACAGCTCCGGGACTTCCCAGCAAACAGGGTGTGTTCTTCCTGGTAGGACAGCAGAGTCTGGTATCCCACACACACCCTCACTCGGCCATAGGGGTTGCTGGGAAGTGCAGGGTGTGGAGGGAACGCCCCCAAG GTTACGGCTTCGATGTGCAAGGCTGGGGGAACGCAGAAGTCCAAGCCACAGGACAGGAAGTCGTCTCCTGCCTGATGCTTGGTCCCCTAAGCCCACTGGGGTCCCAGCTGCTGACTTCTGTTCTCACTCGTCTGAAAGTCTCCTGCACTTGCCCCAGCGGTCTCTTCCATGGGGCAGAAGCTGTTCTGACCAGGCCCCACTGCA ccTGCTGCCGCAGCCCGTGTTGACAGGGTATGCTCTGGTGCATGCCCGCCTACATACATCCTCCTGGCAGGCCGACAGCAACAGGGCCTCGCTCACACGTGTGCACCGACAAGCCTATGCACGCCTCTACCCCGTGCTCCTGGTCAAGCAGGACGGCTCCACCATCCACATCCGCTACCGGGAGCCACGACGAATGCTTGAG ATGCCTGTGGACCTGGACACCCTGTCCCCAGAGGAGAGGAGGGCACGGTTCCGGAAACGGGAGGCCCAGCTccgaaagaaagagaaggaggagccaGAGCTCAGTGATGACTTTGACATGGAGCAGTACAAGCGGTTTTGGACAAAAAAGTGA
- the MRPL55 gene encoding 39S ribosomal protein L55, mitochondrial isoform X4, translated as MAAVGRLLGIDSGTSDSSGTSQQTGLLHLPQRSLPWGRSCSDQAPLHLLPQPVLTGYALVHARLHTSSWQADSNRASLTRVHRQAYARLYPVLLVKQDGSTIHIRYREPRRMLEMPVDLDTLSPEERRARFRKREAQLRKKEKEEPELSDDFDMEQYKRFWTKK; from the exons ATGGCCGCCGTGGGCAGGCTGCTTGG AATTGACTCAGGCACCAGTGACAGCTCCGGGACTTCCCAGCAAACAGG TCTCCTGCACTTGCCCCAGCGGTCTCTTCCATGGGGCAGAAGCTGTTCTGACCAGGCCCCACTGCA ccTGCTGCCGCAGCCCGTGTTGACAGGGTATGCTCTGGTGCATGCCCGCCTACATACATCCTCCTGGCAGGCCGACAGCAACAGGGCCTCGCTCACACGTGTGCACCGACAAGCCTATGCACGCCTCTACCCCGTGCTCCTGGTCAAGCAGGACGGCTCCACCATCCACATCCGCTACCGGGAGCCACGACGAATGCTTGAG ATGCCTGTGGACCTGGACACCCTGTCCCCAGAGGAGAGGAGGGCACGGTTCCGGAAACGGGAGGCCCAGCTccgaaagaaagagaaggaggagccaGAGCTCAGTGATGACTTTGACATGGAGCAGTACAAGCGGTTTTGGACAAAAAAGTGA
- the MRPL55 gene encoding 39S ribosomal protein L55, mitochondrial isoform X2 — MAAVGRLLGIDSGTSDSSGTSQQTGLRLRCARLGERRSPSHRTGSRLLPDAWSPKPTGVPAADFCSHSSESLLHLPQRSLPWGRSCSDQAPLHLLPQPVLTGYALVHARLHTSSWQADSNRASLTRVHRQAYARLYPVLLVKQDGSTIHIRYREPRRMLEMPVDLDTLSPEERRARFRKREAQLRKKEKEEPELSDDFDMEQYKRFWTKK; from the exons ATGGCCGCCGTGGGCAGGCTGCTTGG AATTGACTCAGGCACCAGTGACAGCTCCGGGACTTCCCAGCAAACAGG GTTACGGCTTCGATGTGCAAGGCTGGGGGAACGCAGAAGTCCAAGCCACAGGACAGGAAGTCGTCTCCTGCCTGATGCTTGGTCCCCTAAGCCCACTGGGGTCCCAGCTGCTGACTTCTGTTCTCACTCGTCTGAAAGTCTCCTGCACTTGCCCCAGCGGTCTCTTCCATGGGGCAGAAGCTGTTCTGACCAGGCCCCACTGCA ccTGCTGCCGCAGCCCGTGTTGACAGGGTATGCTCTGGTGCATGCCCGCCTACATACATCCTCCTGGCAGGCCGACAGCAACAGGGCCTCGCTCACACGTGTGCACCGACAAGCCTATGCACGCCTCTACCCCGTGCTCCTGGTCAAGCAGGACGGCTCCACCATCCACATCCGCTACCGGGAGCCACGACGAATGCTTGAG ATGCCTGTGGACCTGGACACCCTGTCCCCAGAGGAGAGGAGGGCACGGTTCCGGAAACGGGAGGCCCAGCTccgaaagaaagagaaggaggagccaGAGCTCAGTGATGACTTTGACATGGAGCAGTACAAGCGGTTTTGGACAAAAAAGTGA